Proteins encoded together in one Mycobacterium sp. MS1601 window:
- a CDS encoding IclR family transcriptional regulator — MTTILEIVAASPAGVRLSELAVQLDAPKPSVFGLAKGLVATGYLLEDEGTYRLGPALDTLIAPSRPDLTELTRPVLQSLRHQFNETVMLGTRVGASLVYVATAESDQPIKYTAPLRHRRPLYPPSAGKVLLAFWSEHRRDAYLQSLFTDADALANARHDLDTVRRDGVSFNRGETLPDVSAVARPLRVGDRVVAAIAVAGPTSRVTPQFDAIAAALVDATAAAQRRIS; from the coding sequence GTGACGACGATCCTGGAAATCGTTGCGGCCAGCCCAGCCGGTGTGCGACTCAGTGAGCTCGCCGTGCAGCTGGATGCCCCCAAGCCATCGGTCTTCGGGCTGGCAAAAGGACTGGTGGCCACGGGTTACCTACTTGAAGATGAGGGCACCTACCGCCTGGGACCGGCTCTGGATACGCTCATCGCGCCCTCCCGTCCCGATCTCACCGAACTGACCCGCCCCGTGCTCCAGTCGCTGCGACATCAGTTCAACGAGACCGTCATGCTCGGCACACGAGTCGGTGCATCGTTGGTGTACGTGGCGACCGCCGAGTCGGACCAGCCGATCAAATACACCGCCCCATTGCGACACCGCAGGCCGCTGTACCCACCAAGCGCCGGCAAAGTGCTGCTCGCCTTCTGGTCGGAACATCGCCGAGACGCCTACCTACAGTCGCTTTTCACTGATGCCGACGCCCTGGCGAATGCCCGACACGATCTCGACACCGTTCGTCGAGACGGGGTGTCCTTCAACCGTGGCGAGACGCTTCCAGATGTCAGCGCCGTGGCACGGCCGCTGAGGGTAGGCGACCGGGTGGTCGCTGCAATTGCGGTAGCCGGACCGACATCTCGAGTCACGCCGCAGTTTGATGCTATCGCTGCGGCCCTGGTTGATGCCACCGCCGCCGCGCAGCGACGGATCAGCTGA
- a CDS encoding LLM class F420-dependent oxidoreductase, with protein MKFALTHGNTGRFASPESALELARAAEDAGFDSIWTVDHAVIPTLYEPLYPETPDGRFPFPVDHPLADPLIWLTWVGAHTNRIKLGTAVLVLPQRHPMVTAKETATLDRLTGGRLLLGVGAGWLREEFDALQQDFTTRGKRLTEHVSAMRALWSGRPATFTGTYNNFTEVICSPTPVNASIPIHIGGFTEAAAARAGRIGDGFFPGGYEDRDRLLFLIKRAREAAEAAGRDPAALEVTTRWTKDPARLQNFEVLAELQEVGVDRVSVPVTLFDRGDLAGAIHVFGERYIVELAS; from the coding sequence ATGAAATTTGCTCTCACACACGGAAACACAGGTCGCTTTGCCTCCCCGGAGTCGGCGTTGGAGCTGGCTCGCGCGGCGGAGGACGCTGGCTTCGATTCCATCTGGACGGTGGATCACGCAGTCATTCCCACGCTGTATGAGCCCCTCTACCCTGAAACCCCCGACGGCCGATTCCCGTTTCCCGTCGATCATCCCCTGGCCGACCCGCTGATCTGGCTGACTTGGGTAGGTGCGCACACCAACCGGATCAAGCTCGGCACCGCGGTCTTGGTGCTCCCGCAGCGGCACCCCATGGTCACGGCCAAGGAAACCGCCACCCTCGACAGGCTGACCGGTGGCCGATTGCTCCTGGGTGTCGGCGCAGGCTGGCTGCGCGAGGAGTTCGACGCGCTGCAACAGGATTTCACGACCCGGGGCAAAAGGCTCACCGAACACGTGTCGGCCATGCGAGCCCTGTGGAGCGGCCGACCCGCCACGTTCACGGGCACCTACAACAACTTCACCGAGGTCATCTGCAGTCCGACACCGGTCAACGCATCGATACCCATTCACATCGGCGGCTTCACCGAGGCCGCGGCGGCCCGTGCCGGCCGTATCGGGGACGGCTTCTTTCCCGGCGGTTACGAGGACCGGGATCGGTTGCTTTTCCTGATCAAGCGAGCCCGGGAAGCAGCGGAGGCAGCTGGGCGAGACCCGGCAGCGTTGGAGGTGACCACGCGGTGGACCAAAGACCCCGCCAGGCTACAAAACTTTGAAGTGCTCGCTGAGCTGCAGGAAGTGGGCGTCGACCGGGTGAGCGTACCGGTCACGCTCTTCGACCGGGGCGATCTGGCCGGCGCCATCCACGTTTTCGGCGAGCGTTACATTGTCGAGTTGGCGTCGTGA
- a CDS encoding DsbA family protein — MAAHAAFEHQAGEQTTTIRAVTGSVITSPGSADPEAVVSISEDFLCPACRTFEMEFGQTINDLIDSGAVAAEYTVVAILDRPTDQDYSSRAGVAMYCVADEDTTSDKPAFRRFHAALYAQQPSETGTTFPTNDQLIEIARQAGADATVPQG, encoded by the coding sequence TTGGCTGCGCATGCGGCCTTCGAACACCAGGCCGGCGAGCAGACCACCACGATCCGCGCGGTGACCGGCAGCGTGATCACTTCACCGGGCAGCGCTGATCCCGAGGCCGTGGTGTCGATATCCGAGGACTTCCTTTGTCCCGCCTGCAGGACCTTTGAGATGGAGTTCGGCCAAACCATCAACGACCTCATCGACAGTGGCGCGGTAGCCGCTGAGTACACCGTGGTCGCGATTCTGGACCGTCCGACCGATCAGGACTACTCGTCGCGGGCCGGGGTGGCCATGTACTGCGTGGCCGATGAGGACACCACGTCCGACAAGCCGGCGTTTCGTCGCTTCCACGCCGCGTTGTATGCCCAGCAGCCCAGCGAGACGGGCACAACGTTTCCCACCAATGACCAACTCATCGAGATCGCGCGTCAAGCAGGCGCCGACGCCACGGTGCCGCAGGGCTGA
- a CDS encoding fumarylacetoacetate hydrolase family protein: MGLLRDGALYALPPPETLIDVIADGDAGQAAAAQRAIREPFHVAELGDAELLAPIPRPPSVRDFMAFENHYVTSMAALGVPTHPLYYQQPVFYFSNPAAIQGPTEDVRMAPGSTAFDYELEVAAVIGRPGSNISPAEAQDHIAGYTILSDWSARDVQEAEMSFQIGPAKGKDTATSLGPYLVSKDELAPYATERGFDLAMTASVNGVPYSSGNWSSLYWSFADLIAYASRGTTLVPGDVIGAGTVGTGCIIELSRVHGAERYPYLVENDVVELTIAELGSITATVTAAQELIPLSRTTGRADGR, translated from the coding sequence GTGGGTCTGCTCCGAGATGGAGCGCTGTACGCGCTCCCGCCGCCGGAAACACTCATCGACGTCATCGCCGACGGCGACGCCGGTCAGGCCGCCGCCGCACAACGCGCGATACGCGAGCCGTTCCACGTGGCCGAACTCGGCGACGCTGAACTGTTGGCGCCGATCCCGCGCCCACCGTCGGTGCGGGACTTCATGGCCTTCGAGAACCACTACGTGACGTCGATGGCAGCGCTCGGTGTGCCGACACACCCGCTGTACTACCAGCAACCGGTCTTCTACTTCAGCAACCCTGCCGCCATCCAGGGTCCCACCGAAGACGTCCGAATGGCCCCCGGCAGCACGGCTTTCGACTACGAGCTCGAGGTCGCCGCGGTGATCGGTCGTCCCGGAAGCAATATCAGCCCCGCCGAGGCGCAGGACCACATCGCCGGTTACACCATCCTGTCGGATTGGAGCGCCCGTGATGTCCAGGAAGCCGAGATGAGCTTCCAGATCGGACCCGCGAAAGGCAAGGACACCGCTACCAGCCTGGGACCGTATCTGGTGTCCAAGGACGAACTCGCGCCGTACGCGACCGAGCGAGGGTTCGACCTGGCGATGACCGCGAGTGTGAACGGGGTGCCCTACAGCAGTGGTAACTGGTCGTCGCTGTATTGGTCGTTCGCGGATCTGATCGCCTATGCCTCCCGCGGAACCACCCTGGTGCCAGGCGATGTCATCGGGGCCGGGACGGTCGGGACGGGGTGCATCATCGAACTGTCGCGGGTGCACGGGGCCGAGCGGTATCCGTATCTGGTCGAAAACGATGTCGTCGAATTGACGATTGCCGAACTCGGTTCCATCACAGCGACAGTGACTGCCGCGCAGGAGCTCATCCCCCTCAGCCGCACCACAGGTCGAGCAGACGGGCGCTGA
- a CDS encoding helix-turn-helix domain-containing protein, which translates to MTASTGRHVSDLGTYLRARRHAVDPAQVGLPRGRRQVQGLRREEVATLAAISSDYYTRLEQGRETHPSAQLLDALARVLHLNTDERLHLFRLAGADPTARVGLGATDVLESTRALLRRWESTPAFIYNDAQDILAANDLGHALHCGFSASENFARMIFLDAEGATFFVDWEQIALATAASLRHAWGKCHSRAAVQLVVDELRSASGTFEAMWTMHHVVDKSHHTKTLQHPAVGRLTLDYHTFDLPAARDQHLLVCDATAGSASDAALRHLAKTVWAGRRC; encoded by the coding sequence ATGACGGCATCAACGGGGCGCCACGTGTCCGACCTCGGCACCTATCTGCGGGCGCGGCGCCACGCCGTCGATCCTGCACAGGTGGGCCTGCCCCGGGGTCGCAGGCAGGTGCAGGGATTGCGACGCGAAGAGGTTGCCACCCTGGCCGCCATCAGCAGCGACTACTACACGCGCCTGGAGCAGGGCCGGGAGACACATCCGTCCGCGCAGCTGTTGGACGCTCTGGCGCGGGTGCTGCATCTCAACACCGACGAACGTCTTCATCTGTTCCGTCTTGCCGGAGCGGACCCGACTGCCCGCGTGGGCCTGGGGGCCACGGACGTCTTGGAGTCCACGCGTGCGCTGCTGCGGCGCTGGGAATCGACTCCGGCGTTCATCTACAACGACGCGCAGGACATCCTTGCCGCCAATGACCTCGGACATGCTCTGCACTGCGGGTTCTCAGCGTCGGAGAATTTCGCGCGGATGATCTTTCTCGACGCCGAAGGTGCGACGTTCTTCGTCGACTGGGAACAGATTGCGCTGGCGACGGCAGCGTCGTTGCGCCACGCGTGGGGCAAGTGTCACTCCAGAGCTGCCGTACAGTTGGTTGTCGATGAGTTGCGCAGTGCCAGTGGCACATTCGAGGCAATGTGGACCATGCACCATGTCGTGGACAAGAGCCACCACACCAAGACACTGCAACACCCTGCTGTCGGCAGATTGACTCTCGACTACCACACTTTTGACCTACCGGCCGCCCGCGACCAGCACCTGTTGGTGTGTGACGCGACCGCGGGGTCGGCCTCGGACGCGGCGCTGCGACACCTCGCCAAGACGGTCTGGGCGGGGCGGCGTTGCTGA
- a CDS encoding DUF3887 domain-containing protein: MAGSYESHGDTEAVRADDFTITNTPLAFEAGDFVARITFRDDRTIAGLYILNPETAAASQASPGV; the protein is encoded by the coding sequence ATAGCGGGATCCTATGAGAGCCATGGCGATACCGAGGCCGTGCGCGCCGACGACTTCACCATCACCAACACACCTTTGGCGTTCGAGGCCGGCGATTTCGTCGCACGCATCACCTTCCGCGACGATCGAACAATCGCCGGGCTTTACATTCTCAACCCCGAGACTGCCGCCGCCAGCCAAGCGTCACCGGGCGTGTAG
- a CDS encoding nuclear transport factor 2 family protein, which translates to MAYSETEQRNRAAVEEALNKAADDFTIFFTELFTDDTEWTIAGHGPVAGVYHGLRELHDIAEAALFDRLAGPLAVTSRGIWADGADVIARIDSTGMAKDGNPYANSYLYILTMENQKVIAGIEWLDLFAYYDIVDRVTV; encoded by the coding sequence ATGGCGTATTCAGAGACAGAACAACGTAACCGGGCGGCCGTCGAAGAAGCCCTGAACAAAGCGGCGGACGATTTCACGATTTTCTTCACCGAACTCTTCACCGACGACACCGAATGGACTATCGCGGGCCACGGCCCGGTCGCGGGGGTTTACCACGGGCTCCGGGAACTCCACGACATCGCCGAGGCCGCCCTCTTCGACCGCCTGGCCGGGCCGCTGGCCGTCACGTCGCGGGGAATCTGGGCGGACGGGGCCGACGTGATCGCCAGAATCGACAGCACCGGGATGGCCAAGGACGGAAATCCCTATGCCAACAGCTATCTCTACATCCTCACCATGGAGAATCAGAAGGTGATCGCCGGCATCGAGTGGCTTGATCTGTTCGCGTACTACGACATCGTGGATCGAGTCACCGTCTGA
- a CDS encoding SMP-30/gluconolactonase/LRE family protein — MASLPNPLDGFSITPADFDYVGDDLHRPECVLAEPDGTLWSADARGGVMRIAVDGTQELIAQTPAGPADAANRDAGARLVDGTLPNGLAFDRDGNFLISNFGTDRLEHMTRDGRTTPIAETLDDLPIGKVNFVCRDSRDRVWVTVSTKAHDWRRQMTPDVEDGQLLLYTQGGLRVVADGLRFANECKLDAAEEYIYVVQTCGRNILRFRVHEDGTLSDREIYGPADHGRFIDGIAFDQFGNLWGTYIFTDGIFAITPERDVRILFEDSTPEEIHSFDLRFRAGTVDMDLLLSMGGPVATWCASITFGGRDLEDVYVGSLRQTRLPHFRSPVAGLPLVHWSEMTDR, encoded by the coding sequence TTGGCTAGTCTGCCCAACCCCCTAGATGGCTTCTCGATAACCCCGGCCGACTTCGATTACGTCGGCGACGATCTCCATCGGCCCGAGTGCGTGCTCGCCGAACCCGACGGCACGCTGTGGTCGGCAGATGCCCGAGGAGGTGTCATGCGGATAGCGGTGGACGGCACCCAAGAGCTGATCGCGCAAACCCCCGCCGGGCCTGCCGATGCCGCGAACCGAGATGCCGGAGCTCGGCTGGTCGACGGCACACTACCCAACGGTCTCGCCTTCGATCGCGACGGCAATTTCCTAATCTCCAACTTCGGCACCGATCGGCTGGAACACATGACGCGCGACGGCAGGACCACGCCCATCGCCGAGACGCTCGACGACTTACCGATCGGAAAGGTTAACTTCGTCTGCCGGGACAGTCGCGACCGCGTGTGGGTCACGGTGTCCACCAAAGCGCACGACTGGCGCCGCCAGATGACACCTGACGTCGAAGACGGACAGCTCCTGCTCTACACCCAGGGGGGCCTGCGCGTCGTCGCGGACGGCCTCCGCTTCGCCAACGAATGCAAGCTCGACGCAGCCGAGGAGTACATCTACGTCGTCCAGACCTGTGGGCGCAACATTCTGAGGTTCCGTGTCCACGAGGACGGTACCCTCTCCGATCGCGAGATCTACGGACCCGCTGACCACGGACGATTCATCGACGGCATCGCGTTCGACCAATTCGGGAACCTCTGGGGCACCTATATTTTCACCGACGGGATCTTCGCGATCACGCCCGAGCGTGACGTCCGCATTCTCTTCGAGGACTCGACCCCGGAGGAGATACACAGCTTCGATCTCCGCTTCCGCGCGGGCACTGTCGACATGGATCTGCTGCTCTCGATGGGCGGACCGGTGGCGACGTGGTGCGCATCGATCACTTTCGGCGGTCGAGACCTCGAAGACGTCTACGTCGGCAGCCTGCGGCAGACGCGCCTTCCCCACTTCCGCTCTCCCGTTGCTGGGCTCCCACTGGTGCACTGGTCCGAGATGACAGACAGGTAG
- a CDS encoding SDR family NAD(P)-dependent oxidoreductase: MDLGITDRVALVTGASSGIGEACAVALAVEGCLVVGTDISKDGLERLEARDPRRFRSVVADLADPEGPARAVARTVEHFGGIDILVCAGGVFGTARGGVFTAEAGSAASEISPDDWNHTLNVNLRGSFLAAQAAIPIMAKKHWGRVILISSVSGQMGGFGAGADYAASKAALGGMARSMALTAGPSGITINCVNPGMIESPMLLNNHDTSSTDKVAGQAAMRRLGQREEVAAMVTVLASEQAAYVTGTHLDINGGYYFG, from the coding sequence ATGGACTTGGGCATCACTGATCGCGTCGCACTTGTCACGGGTGCCTCCAGTGGTATCGGCGAGGCCTGCGCTGTGGCGCTCGCCGTCGAGGGTTGCTTGGTGGTCGGCACCGACATCTCCAAGGATGGCCTCGAACGCCTGGAAGCCCGCGATCCCCGTCGGTTCAGGTCCGTGGTCGCCGACCTGGCCGACCCGGAAGGACCCGCCCGCGCGGTGGCTCGTACCGTGGAGCACTTCGGCGGAATCGACATTTTGGTTTGTGCCGGAGGGGTTTTCGGCACGGCGCGTGGCGGTGTGTTCACCGCCGAGGCAGGATCGGCCGCCAGCGAGATCTCCCCGGACGACTGGAATCACACCTTGAACGTGAACCTCCGCGGGTCCTTTCTTGCTGCTCAGGCAGCGATTCCGATCATGGCGAAGAAGCACTGGGGTCGGGTAATCCTGATCAGCTCGGTTTCCGGACAGATGGGTGGCTTCGGGGCGGGCGCCGATTACGCAGCATCCAAGGCTGCACTCGGTGGGATGGCACGGTCCATGGCACTCACCGCCGGCCCGTCCGGAATCACCATCAACTGCGTCAATCCGGGGATGATCGAATCCCCGATGCTGCTGAACAATCACGACACCAGCAGCACCGACAAGGTGGCTGGTCAAGCGGCGATGCGACGGCTCGGTCAACGCGAGGAAGTCGCCGCGATGGTCACCGTGCTGGCGTCGGAACAGGCCGCCTACGTCACCGGAACGCATCTAGATATCAACGGAGGGTACTACTTTGGCTAG
- a CDS encoding MFS transporter, translated as MASTDNGGASERDVFRVASVAGIAAGIEYYDFFIYGLAAALVFPAVIFPEQSPVTAALLSFATFGIGFLARPLGGVIFGHFGDVVGRKKTLVTALVLMGVASTTIGLLPSFAAIGVAAPILLVLFRFAQGIAIGGQQGGVVLLAVEAAPPHRRGFFGSFASLGAPVGVLLANGIFLSVTAVLSREALLSWGWRVPFLFSLALVVLAIYIHLKLEDTPAFQKLQSSNADGGPVQRQRSPILTALTTYPREIALTSGTYLGINLAYYIFITYLIAYGTDSRHLGLPHGTLIGAVLIGSVGQIVFLPLAGAISDRFGRQRIMMVGAAGLAVVVFPFWIMVDTGSFWLISLAMLIGLGVFQSLVYGVQPAYFSEIFPTEIRYSGLSLGMQIGSILGGAFAPVIATALISRFSSTSIAIYMSAASLITLFSVWRLGETRPAVAESALRLVPDRADDSSASNQRS; from the coding sequence ATGGCTTCCACGGACAACGGCGGCGCATCAGAGAGAGACGTTTTCCGGGTGGCCTCGGTCGCGGGCATAGCAGCCGGTATCGAATACTACGATTTTTTCATCTACGGCCTCGCCGCTGCGCTGGTGTTTCCTGCCGTGATCTTTCCTGAGCAGAGTCCGGTGACTGCAGCCTTGCTGTCGTTTGCGACGTTCGGCATCGGCTTCTTGGCGCGACCTCTCGGCGGTGTGATCTTCGGACATTTCGGCGATGTGGTCGGCAGGAAGAAAACGCTCGTCACTGCGCTGGTGCTGATGGGAGTCGCATCAACCACCATCGGTCTGCTGCCGTCCTTCGCGGCTATTGGCGTAGCGGCACCGATTCTGCTTGTGCTATTCCGCTTTGCCCAGGGCATAGCGATCGGCGGCCAACAGGGCGGCGTCGTTCTCCTGGCAGTAGAAGCCGCGCCACCGCATCGGCGCGGGTTCTTCGGAAGCTTCGCCTCGCTCGGCGCACCGGTCGGTGTCCTGCTGGCCAACGGCATCTTTCTCTCGGTCACGGCGGTGCTGTCGCGAGAGGCACTGCTGAGCTGGGGATGGCGAGTGCCCTTTCTGTTCAGCCTCGCTCTGGTGGTGCTCGCCATCTACATCCACCTCAAGCTCGAAGACACCCCTGCTTTCCAGAAGCTGCAATCGAGCAACGCAGATGGAGGCCCTGTACAACGCCAGCGCTCACCGATCCTGACGGCGTTGACGACCTACCCACGCGAGATCGCGCTCACCTCGGGGACCTACCTGGGGATCAATCTTGCCTACTACATTTTCATCACCTATCTGATCGCTTACGGAACGGATTCGCGTCACCTCGGCCTGCCCCACGGCACGCTCATCGGTGCTGTCTTGATCGGCTCGGTCGGTCAGATCGTGTTCTTGCCCTTGGCCGGCGCAATCTCCGACCGCTTCGGTCGCCAGCGGATCATGATGGTGGGAGCAGCAGGCCTGGCGGTGGTGGTGTTCCCATTCTGGATCATGGTGGACACGGGATCGTTCTGGCTCATCTCCTTGGCCATGCTGATCGGGTTGGGAGTCTTCCAAAGCCTGGTCTACGGAGTGCAACCGGCATACTTTTCCGAGATCTTTCCCACCGAAATTCGTTACTCAGGACTCTCACTCGGCATGCAGATCGGTTCGATCCTGGGCGGGGCTTTCGCACCCGTGATCGCGACCGCGTTGATATCGCGGTTCAGCTCGACCAGCATCGCGATCTACATGTCGGCCGCCAGCTTGATCACGCTCTTCTCGGTGTGGCGCCTCGGCGAGACACGCCCAGCCGTGGCGGAATCTGCGTTGCGGCTCGTCCCAGACCGAGCCGACGACAGCTCTGCCAGCAACCAACGGTCATAA
- a CDS encoding phosphotriesterase family protein has translation MHEHIFVLDREIDSNYPGDWDEQQQIAGAVQKINDAAARGVQTIVDLTVLGLGRYIPLVARVAELVDVNIVVATGLYAYYDVPMFFKFRGPGRLMGGPELLTEFFLRDITEGIAGTAIKAGILKCATDKPGVTPGVERILRAVAAAHVETGVPISTHTDAATRRGLEQQAIFLEEGVDLSRVVIGHCGDSTDLDYLKALMDAGSYIGMDRFGLDLLLPFEERVRTVSELCRQGYAEKMVLSHDASCFTHNFDDVKKLELLPNWNFTHLHDHVLPALGELGVTDKQIHQMLVDNPCAILGS, from the coding sequence ATGCACGAACACATCTTCGTGCTGGATCGTGAGATCGACAGCAACTATCCCGGTGATTGGGACGAGCAGCAGCAGATCGCCGGCGCGGTGCAGAAGATCAATGATGCCGCCGCGCGGGGTGTTCAGACCATCGTCGACCTGACAGTGCTCGGCCTCGGCAGGTACATTCCGCTCGTGGCACGGGTGGCCGAGCTGGTGGACGTCAATATCGTTGTGGCGACAGGTCTTTACGCCTACTACGACGTTCCGATGTTTTTCAAGTTCAGGGGGCCCGGTCGTCTCATGGGCGGGCCGGAACTGTTGACCGAGTTCTTCCTACGCGACATCACCGAGGGGATCGCGGGCACCGCGATCAAGGCGGGCATTCTCAAGTGTGCCACCGACAAGCCCGGTGTGACGCCGGGTGTCGAGCGGATCCTGCGGGCGGTCGCTGCGGCGCATGTGGAGACCGGGGTTCCGATCTCGACACACACAGATGCTGCGACGCGCAGGGGTCTCGAGCAGCAGGCAATATTCCTCGAAGAGGGCGTCGACCTGTCCAGGGTTGTAATTGGCCACTGCGGCGACAGTACCGATCTCGACTACCTCAAAGCGCTGATGGATGCAGGCTCCTACATCGGGATGGATCGCTTTGGCCTCGATCTGTTGCTGCCGTTCGAAGAACGCGTGCGCACCGTGTCGGAACTGTGCCGGCAGGGTTACGCCGAGAAGATGGTGCTCTCGCATGATGCGTCGTGTTTCACCCACAACTTCGATGACGTGAAAAAGCTTGAGCTGCTTCCCAACTGGAACTTCACCCACCTGCACGACCACGTACTGCCGGCGTTGGGCGAACTGGGCGTGACGGACAAGCAGATCCACCAGATGCTCGTGGACAACCCCTGCGCCATCCTCGGCAGCTGA
- a CDS encoding quinone oxidoreductase family protein, which translates to MEAVVIKSFGAADVLRPAAAPFPQSRPGWTTVRLHAAALNWHDTLVRRGLYGSPLPHVPGADGAGTTLAGEQVVVLPALFWGSREAAPAPGWELLGDARPGTYAQYVSVPDECLAPRPAGFSWVEAAALALVGGTVFRALVTRAQLVAGESVLILGAGGGIGPGATALAKAIGALPFVTSSSREKIAAAQSHGAVDGVRYTDEDWIDQAREMSPSRDGYDVVLDGIGTWAQSLQTLRPGGRLVVLGASQSEQSTLAARTFFFGQYSLLGTTIGSPTDFRSLFRLVTEGLLGAPPMDSTFALTEAAAAHERLESGLAYGKIALEIN; encoded by the coding sequence ATGGAAGCCGTCGTGATCAAGAGTTTCGGTGCCGCAGACGTCCTGCGTCCCGCAGCGGCGCCGTTTCCCCAGAGCCGGCCGGGCTGGACCACCGTGCGCCTCCACGCCGCCGCACTGAACTGGCACGACACTCTGGTGCGCCGTGGGCTCTACGGCTCACCGCTACCGCACGTGCCCGGCGCCGATGGCGCCGGTACCACTCTCGCCGGAGAGCAGGTCGTTGTTCTGCCCGCGCTGTTCTGGGGCTCGCGGGAGGCGGCACCCGCACCCGGCTGGGAGCTTCTAGGAGACGCCCGCCCTGGTACCTACGCCCAGTATGTGTCGGTACCAGACGAGTGCCTTGCACCTAGGCCCGCCGGCTTCTCGTGGGTGGAGGCAGCAGCCCTGGCCCTGGTCGGCGGCACCGTCTTTCGGGCACTGGTGACGCGTGCTCAGCTGGTGGCAGGCGAATCCGTGCTGATTCTCGGCGCCGGCGGCGGCATCGGACCCGGCGCCACGGCGCTGGCGAAAGCGATCGGCGCGCTACCCTTCGTCACCTCCTCCAGCCGAGAAAAGATCGCGGCTGCGCAGTCGCACGGCGCAGTCGACGGGGTGCGCTACACCGACGAGGACTGGATTGATCAGGCACGGGAGATGAGCCCGTCGCGCGACGGCTACGACGTGGTGCTCGACGGCATCGGTACGTGGGCGCAGTCGCTGCAGACACTTCGCCCCGGCGGACGACTGGTGGTGCTCGGCGCCTCGCAGTCCGAACAGTCGACGCTGGCTGCGCGAACCTTCTTCTTCGGCCAGTATTCGTTACTCGGTACGACAATCGGCAGTCCCACCGACTTTCGGAGCTTGTTTCGTCTCGTCACCGAGGGACTACTCGGCGCTCCCCCCATGGATTCGACCTTCGCCCTGACGGAGGCCGCCGCCGCCCACGAGCGGCTGGAGAGCGGCCTCGCCTACGGGAAGATCGCACTCGAAATCAACTGA
- a CDS encoding alpha/beta hydrolase, which produces MTYKWSLSPEVIWPARYAQMVNFGLPAADVESVRESVSDMWSDGPGGWVTEWSKLGARYADDGNPTLAALAYGYAKFPVLADDARRTALQHQIHQYVLAAPSFPVDFERRVLDIPYQGSTTPVAVHIFSAPDLPADTPVILASGGADGHKIDIHHMFMGFAQGTKARIVAFDIPGTGESEIAMTPESREVIDGLVSFCRSLGNGRVVHFGLSMGGYFAAYSGLSGLVDAAVNCGGPVEAAFAPGKTWAEGAIGIIGNLFGFDREPTPQELAHQVGPHSLRPLLDKDDNCKMLVINGTADALVPIEDSLVFSGRRDTLVVMADGETHCVVTKWDDTIALITGWLAREVT; this is translated from the coding sequence ATGACGTACAAGTGGTCACTGTCACCGGAGGTCATCTGGCCCGCCCGGTACGCACAGATGGTGAATTTCGGGTTGCCTGCCGCAGATGTCGAGTCGGTGCGCGAGTCGGTTTCGGATATGTGGTCGGACGGGCCCGGTGGCTGGGTCACCGAATGGTCGAAACTGGGCGCGCGGTATGCCGACGACGGAAACCCGACCCTGGCAGCTTTGGCCTACGGATACGCCAAATTCCCCGTGCTCGCCGACGATGCCCGACGCACCGCGCTACAGCACCAGATCCACCAGTACGTGCTTGCGGCACCCTCGTTCCCGGTGGATTTCGAACGCCGTGTGCTCGACATCCCCTATCAGGGTTCGACTACTCCTGTTGCAGTGCACATCTTCTCGGCCCCGGACCTGCCGGCCGATACGCCGGTCATTCTCGCCAGCGGCGGAGCGGACGGCCACAAGATCGACATCCACCACATGTTCATGGGATTCGCGCAGGGAACCAAGGCCCGTATCGTGGCCTTCGACATTCCCGGTACCGGCGAGTCCGAGATCGCGATGACCCCCGAGAGTCGGGAGGTCATCGATGGGCTGGTCAGCTTCTGCCGGTCACTCGGCAACGGACGGGTGGTGCACTTCGGACTGTCGATGGGCGGGTACTTCGCAGCCTACTCGGGGCTGTCCGGACTTGTGGACGCCGCGGTCAACTGCGGGGGCCCCGTCGAGGCAGCCTTCGCGCCAGGCAAGACCTGGGCAGAAGGCGCCATCGGCATCATCGGAAATCTCTTCGGCTTCGATCGCGAACCCACACCGCAGGAGCTGGCCCACCAGGTCGGACCCCACTCCCTGCGGCCACTGCTCGACAAAGACGACAACTGCAAGATGCTCGTCATCAACGGCACCGCCGACGCACTGGTACCGATCGAAGACAGTCTTGTCTTCTCCGGACGCCGCGACACCCTGGTAGTGATGGCCGACGGCGAAACGCACTGCGTGGTCACCAAATGGGATGACACGATCGCACTGATCACCGGCTGGCTGGCGCGCGAAGTCACCTAA